A region of Arabidopsis thaliana chromosome 5, partial sequence DNA encodes the following proteins:
- the PRE1 gene encoding basic helix-loop-helix (bHLH) DNA-binding family protein (PACLOBUTRAZOL RESISTANCE1 (PRE1); FUNCTIONS IN: DNA binding, sequence-specific DNA binding transcription factor activity; INVOLVED IN: response to brassinosteroid stimulus, unidimensional cell growth, photomorphogenesis, regulation of timing of transition from vegetative to reproductive phase; EXPRESSED IN: 22 plant structures; EXPRESSED DURING: 14 growth stages; CONTAINS InterPro DOMAIN/s: Helix-loop-helix DNA-binding domain (InterPro:IPR001092); BEST Arabidopsis thaliana protein match is: basic helix-loop-helix (bHLH) DNA-binding family protein (TAIR:AT3G28857.1); Has 97 Blast hits to 97 proteins in 12 species: Archae - 0; Bacteria - 0; Metazoa - 0; Fungi - 0; Plants - 97; Viruses - 0; Other Eukaryotes - 0 (source: NCBI BLink).): MSNRRSRQSSSAPRISDNQMIDLVSKLRQILPEIGQRRRSDKASASKVLQETCNYIRNLNREVDNLSERLSQLLESVDEDSPEAAVIRSLLM, from the exons ATGTCGAACAGAAGATCAAGGCAATCTTCAAGTGCTCCAAGGATCTCCGATAATCAAATGATTGACCTCGTATCTAAGCTCCGTCAAATTTTGCCGGAGATTGGTCAACGACGTCGTTCTGATAAG gcATCAGCCTCGAAAGTATTGCAAGAGACATGCAATTACATACGAAATTTGAACAGAGAAGTTGACAATCTGAGCGAGCGTTTGTCTCAGCTTCTCGAATCTGTCGATGAAGATAGCCCTGAAGCCGCCGTTATTAGAAGCCTACTCATgtaa
- a CDS encoding Glutaredoxin family protein (Glutaredoxin family protein; FUNCTIONS IN: electron carrier activity, protein disulfide oxidoreductase activity; INVOLVED IN: N-terminal protein myristoylation, cell redox homeostasis; LOCATED IN: plasma membrane; CONTAINS InterPro DOMAIN/s: Thioredoxin fold (InterPro:IPR012335), Glutaredoxin (InterPro:IPR002109), Thioredoxin-like fold (InterPro:IPR012336); BEST Arabidopsis thaliana protein match is: Glutaredoxin family protein (TAIR:AT3G28850.1); Has 30201 Blast hits to 17322 proteins in 780 species: Archae - 12; Bacteria - 1396; Metazoa - 17338; Fungi - 3422; Plants - 5037; Viruses - 0; Other Eukaryotes - 2996 (source: NCBI BLink).) yields the protein MGCASSKNRNRCRNCKGGLSPVIVPRSYSMHVHHPAQHTGDSYHTVALTSSTIGSLSLCDSSLRHFHKHLEDSFYKQRVSDQMGEETLISGNGFLHGDEEKMNLDLQAKVIEAKVWSSTINEKIPKIVAKTPIVTPPGEPETINTWELMEGLEDVSPLRSPNHLRSFSFDFVRIQPSHDHDHDVAVSFDLPKSRFHENVKSSCRVDDLDPPDIVSRFKRKTLGKERVVLYFTSLRGIRKTYEDCCNIRIILKSLGIRIDERDVSMHSGFKDELKKLLEGKFNNGVGITLPRVFLGNKYLGGVEEIKKLNENGELEKLIKDCEMVEDGSPGFGNECEACGDVRFVPCETCSGSCKLYHEGEEEDEGVTEYGFQRCPYCNENGLIRCHVCCE from the coding sequence atgGGTTGTGCGAGCTCGAAGAATCGAAACCGTTGCCGTAATTGCAAAGGAGGATTATCGCCGGTGATTGTGCCACGAAGCTATTCAATGCACGTTCATCATCCAGCACAACACACCGGCGATAGTTATCACACGGTGGCTCTCACTTCCTCCACAATCGGATCTCTTAGTCTTTGTGATTCTTCTCTCAGGCATTTTCACAAACACTTGGAAGACTCTTTTTACAAGCAACGCGTTTCCGACCAAATGGGTGAGGAGACGCTAATCTCCGGTAATGGGTTTCTTCACGGCgatgaagagaagatgaatttgGATTTGCAAGCTAAGGTTATCGAAGCTAAGGTGTGGTCAAGTACGATAAACGAGAAAATCCCTAAGATTGTGGCTAAAACTCCAATAGTGACGCCTCCTGGAGAGCCAGAGACGATCAATACATGGGAATTGATGGAAGGTCTTGAAGATGTTAGTCCTTTACGATCACCGAATCACTTGAGGAGCTTctcctttgattttgttcgTATCCAACCTAgtcatgatcatgatcatgatgtTGCTGTTTCCTTTGATCTTCCTAAATCAAGGTTTCATGAGAATGTTAAGTCCAGTTGCAGAGTTGATGATTTGGATCCACCTGATATAGTTTCAAGGTTCAAAAGAAAGACTTTAGGTAAAGAAAGAGTGGTACTTTACTTCACAAGCCTTAGAGGTATAAGGAAAACATATGAAGACTGCTGCAATATCCGGATAATACTGAAAAGCTTAGGAATTCGGATCGATGAGCGCGATGTATCGATGCATTCGGGTTTCAAAGATGAGCTGAAGAAGCTCTTGGAGGGTAAATTCAACAACGGCGTTGGAATAACCCTGCCTAGAGTTTTCTTGGGGAACAAGTATCTTGGCGGAGTAGAGGAGATTAAGAAGTTGAATGAAAATGGGGAACTTGAAAAGCTGATAAAAGACTGTGAAATGGTTGAAGATGGCTCACCGGGTTTTGGTAACGAATGTGAGGCTTGTGGAGATGTTCGGTTTGTGCCGTGTGAGACATGTTCAGGCAGCTGCAAACTTTACCACgaaggcgaagaagaagacgaaggagTTACAGAGTATGGATTTCAAAGATGTCCATATTGTAATGAGAATGGATTGATCAGATGTCATGTGTGTTGTGAGTGA